In one window of Halomarina pelagica DNA:
- a CDS encoding heavy metal translocating P-type ATPase: MSDKADRERTPADSNRTPERSDGRVVRLSVPEMDCPSCAGKVTGSVERLDGVRDLDPRPATGTLVVEYDPAVTDAAAIGERVESAGYRVEPDAEAATVRFSVPGMDCPSCAGAVEKALERVEGVEASDPRPATGTVVVTYDPERVSTDRLAAAIEGAGYEVAGREGDDDAGDSESVWRSPRAIKTWLSGAFVAFGLLFEFLLPGADVAVATVLGSTLHVADVLFLLAVAAGGQEIVRNGYYSARTRSLDIDLLMSVAILGALVASVAFGEALYFEAATLAFLFSVAELLERYSMDRARNSLRELMDLSPAEATVRRDTGTSETSRADGEAADGQEVTVPVEEVAVGETVLVRPGEQIPLDGEVIEGSSAVNQSPITGESVPVDKAVGDEVYAGTINQEGYLEVRTTAAADDTTLAHIVRLVEDAQADRTEREQFVDRFANWYTPTVVLFAVLVAVVPPLALGASWVTYLVYGLTLLVLACPCAFVISTPVSVVSGITSAANNGVLIKGGSYLEAMGAIDVVAFDKTGTLTTGDLAVTDVVPLNGNTAEDVLRCARGLEARSEHPVAQAIVARAEGVGSRDVSEFESLTGRGVRADLDGTTHYAGKPGLFEELGFDLSHVHATTDGGVVTRTATRLCERNDCLDLLEDTVPALQAEGKTVVLVGTEDELEGVVAVADEVRPEARRTVARLKELGVSRTVMLTGDNERTARAIADRVGVDDVRAGLLPDQKVDAIEELTEQFDGVAMVGDGINDAPALATATVGIAMGAAGTDTALDTADIALMGDDLAKLPYLYRLSHTATRVIRQNVWLSLGAKAALALGVPFGLVPIWAAVLLGDAGMTVGVTGNAMRLSRIEPEPVDRIADGATN; the protein is encoded by the coding sequence ATGAGCGATAAGGCGGATCGAGAGCGCACACCTGCGGATTCGAACCGGACGCCCGAGCGGTCCGACGGCCGCGTCGTTCGGCTTTCGGTGCCGGAGATGGACTGTCCGTCGTGCGCCGGGAAGGTGACGGGGAGCGTCGAGCGACTCGACGGGGTCCGCGACCTCGACCCGCGCCCGGCGACGGGCACGCTCGTCGTCGAGTACGACCCCGCGGTGACGGACGCGGCCGCCATCGGAGAGCGCGTCGAGAGCGCGGGCTATCGCGTCGAACCGGACGCCGAGGCGGCCACGGTCCGGTTCTCGGTGCCGGGGATGGACTGCCCGTCGTGCGCGGGAGCGGTCGAGAAGGCGCTCGAGCGCGTCGAGGGCGTCGAGGCCTCTGACCCCCGGCCCGCGACGGGGACCGTCGTCGTCACCTACGATCCCGAGCGCGTCTCGACCGACCGCCTCGCCGCCGCGATCGAGGGCGCGGGCTACGAGGTCGCGGGGAGAGAAGGCGACGACGACGCTGGCGACTCGGAGAGCGTCTGGCGTAGCCCGCGGGCGATCAAGACGTGGCTCAGCGGCGCGTTCGTCGCGTTCGGGTTGCTCTTCGAGTTCCTCCTGCCGGGAGCGGACGTCGCGGTCGCGACCGTCCTCGGGAGCACCCTCCACGTCGCGGACGTGCTGTTCCTGCTCGCGGTCGCCGCCGGCGGTCAGGAGATCGTCCGCAACGGCTACTACTCGGCGCGCACCCGGAGCCTCGACATCGACCTCCTGATGAGCGTCGCCATCCTCGGCGCGCTCGTCGCCAGCGTCGCCTTCGGGGAGGCGCTGTACTTCGAGGCCGCGACGCTCGCGTTCCTGTTCAGCGTCGCCGAACTCCTGGAGCGCTACTCGATGGACCGGGCGCGGAACTCGCTGCGCGAGCTGATGGACCTGTCGCCGGCGGAGGCGACCGTCCGGCGCGACACCGGCACGTCGGAGACGTCCCGAGCAGACGGCGAAGCCGCCGACGGCCAGGAGGTCACCGTTCCCGTCGAGGAAGTCGCCGTCGGCGAGACGGTGTTAGTGCGCCCCGGCGAGCAGATCCCCCTCGACGGGGAGGTGATCGAGGGGTCGAGCGCGGTGAACCAGTCGCCGATCACGGGTGAGTCGGTCCCGGTGGACAAGGCGGTCGGTGACGAGGTCTACGCCGGCACGATCAACCAGGAAGGGTACCTGGAGGTGCGGACCACCGCGGCGGCCGACGACACCACCCTCGCGCACATCGTCCGACTCGTCGAGGACGCGCAGGCCGACCGGACCGAGCGCGAGCAGTTCGTCGACCGCTTCGCGAACTGGTACACGCCGACCGTGGTGCTGTTCGCGGTCCTCGTCGCGGTCGTCCCGCCCCTCGCGCTCGGCGCGTCCTGGGTGACGTACCTCGTCTACGGCCTCACGCTCCTGGTGCTCGCCTGTCCGTGCGCGTTCGTCATCTCGACGCCGGTGTCGGTGGTCTCGGGGATCACCAGCGCGGCGAACAACGGCGTGCTCATCAAGGGAGGATCGTACCTGGAGGCGATGGGGGCGATCGACGTCGTCGCCTTCGACAAGACCGGCACCCTCACCACCGGCGACCTCGCCGTCACCGACGTCGTCCCCCTCAACGGCAACACAGCGGAGGACGTCCTCCGGTGCGCGCGCGGCCTGGAAGCGCGCAGCGAGCACCCCGTCGCCCAGGCCATCGTCGCGCGCGCCGAGGGCGTCGGATCGCGCGACGTGAGCGAGTTCGAGAGCCTGACGGGCCGGGGCGTCCGCGCCGACCTCGACGGGACCACCCACTACGCCGGCAAACCGGGGCTGTTCGAGGAGTTGGGTTTCGACCTCTCGCACGTCCACGCCACTACCGACGGCGGGGTCGTCACGCGCACCGCCACGCGCCTCTGCGAGCGGAACGACTGCCTCGATCTGCTCGAGGACACGGTTCCGGCGCTCCAGGCCGAGGGCAAGACCGTGGTCCTCGTCGGGACCGAGGACGAACTCGAGGGCGTCGTCGCGGTGGCGGACGAGGTGCGTCCGGAGGCGCGCCGGACCGTCGCACGCCTGAAGGAACTGGGCGTCTCGCGGACGGTGATGCTGACGGGCGACAACGAACGAACCGCCCGCGCGATCGCCGACCGCGTCGGCGTCGACGACGTCCGCGCCGGCCTCCTCCCCGACCAGAAGGTCGACGCAATCGAGGAGCTGACCGAGCAGTTCGACGGCGTGGCGATGGTGGGCGACGGCATCAACGACGCGCCGGCGCTCGCCACCGCCACCGTCGGCATCGCCATGGGCGCGGCCGGTACCGACACCGCCCTCGACACCGCCGACATTGCCCTCATGGGCGACGACCTCGCCAAGCTCCCCTACCTCTACCGCCTCTCGCACACCGCCACTCGGGTCATCCGGCAGAACGTCTGGCTCAGCCTCGGCGCGAAGGCCGCCCTCGCACTCGGCGTTCCGTTCGGCCTCGTCCCCATCTGGGCCGCCGTCCTCCTGGGCGACGCGGGGATGACCGTGGGCGTCACGGGCAACGCGATGCGCCTCTCGCGCATCGAACCGGAGCCCGTCGATCGGATCGCCGACGGAGCCACGAACTGA
- the dnaG gene encoding DNA primase DnaG codes for MHDTAKYLIHTNITADGVVERSDVVGAIFGQTEGLLGDDLDLRDLQDASKVGRIDVEVDSRNGQSFGTVTIASGLDQVETAILAASLETIERVGPCRASLEVERIEDVRAAKRRTIVDRAKELLGEAFDGSMLTSEELVEEVRRSIRVEDITAYEGLPAGPRVGDSDAIIVVEGRADVLTLLRYGIKNAVAVEGTNVPEAVAALTENRTVTAFLDGDRGGDLILKELAQVGDVDYVAIAPAGQSVEDLDRSEVMRALREKVPYDSVKDASTPREAIAATDGSARPAPPEATPAPATDEPDDGGIEADRPATPDSPPDSSRGTDRAVGGTVATDAEADEGREASSTESEASTESEASPEKREPSEEPDEQDRAEEPETLRGHVAAVVGGETGAVRLLTAEFETLEEAPAAEAFDRVKDAETVPAAVVLDDELTQRVLDVCAQRGVDQVVARGAAQFVKQPTAVRVRTADQFEPPE; via the coding sequence ATGCACGACACCGCGAAATACCTCATCCACACGAACATCACTGCGGACGGGGTGGTCGAGCGCAGTGACGTCGTCGGGGCCATCTTCGGCCAGACCGAGGGCCTCCTCGGCGACGACCTCGACCTCCGCGACCTGCAGGACGCCTCGAAGGTCGGCCGGATCGACGTCGAGGTCGACTCACGAAACGGACAGTCGTTCGGCACCGTCACCATCGCGAGCGGACTCGACCAGGTCGAGACGGCCATCCTCGCCGCCTCGCTGGAGACCATCGAACGCGTCGGTCCGTGCCGCGCCTCCCTCGAGGTCGAACGCATCGAGGACGTCCGCGCCGCGAAACGCCGGACCATCGTCGACCGCGCCAAGGAACTGCTCGGGGAGGCCTTCGACGGCTCGATGCTCACCAGCGAGGAACTCGTCGAGGAGGTCCGCCGATCGATCCGCGTCGAGGACATCACCGCCTACGAGGGACTGCCGGCCGGTCCCCGCGTGGGCGACAGCGACGCGATCATCGTCGTCGAGGGGCGCGCCGACGTCCTGACCCTGCTCCGCTACGGCATCAAGAACGCCGTCGCCGTCGAGGGGACGAACGTCCCCGAGGCGGTCGCCGCGCTGACCGAGAACCGCACCGTCACCGCCTTCCTCGACGGGGACCGCGGGGGCGACCTCATCCTGAAGGAACTCGCCCAGGTCGGCGACGTGGACTACGTCGCCATCGCGCCCGCCGGCCAGAGCGTCGAGGACCTGGACCGGAGCGAGGTGATGCGCGCGCTCCGCGAGAAGGTCCCCTACGACTCCGTCAAGGACGCCAGCACGCCGCGCGAGGCCATCGCCGCGACCGACGGGAGCGCCCGCCCCGCACCGCCGGAGGCGACGCCCGCCCCCGCGACCGACGAACCGGACGACGGCGGAATCGAGGCGGACCGCCCCGCGACGCCCGACTCCCCGCCCGACTCCTCGCGCGGAACCGACCGGGCTGTGGGCGGAACGGTCGCGACTGACGCGGAGGCCGACGAAGGACGGGAAGCGTCGTCGACGGAGTCGGAAGCGTCGACGGAGTCGGAGGCGTCGCCCGAGAAACGGGAACCGTCGGAGGAGCCGGACGAGCAGGATCGAGCGGAGGAACCGGAGACGCTCCGCGGTCACGTCGCGGCGGTCGTCGGGGGCGAGACGGGCGCGGTCCGCCTGCTCACCGCCGAGTTCGAGACGCTCGAGGAAGCGCCCGCGGCGGAGGCGTTCGACCGCGTGAAGGACGCGGAGACGGTCCCCGCCGCCGTCGTCCTCGACGACGAGTTGACCCAGCGCGTCCTCGACGTCTGCGCCCAGCGGGGCGTCGACCAGGTGGTCGCCCGCGGCGCGGCGCAGTTCGTGAAGCAACCGACCGCGGTTCGCGTGCGGACGGCCGACCAGTTCGAACCGCCGGAGTGA
- a CDS encoding ferredoxin--NADP reductase gives MAVRPHNDQHEAVEELPLVSEAATVTDVTAMDRDRREAVLDALERLLDVHNCDEWLASGEWTRDRPDWARLRAVLAPEEGSDLERRLDRLRERYERPYPMLVSVRFRTDDPFDYRPGQYVTLRYRDVSRPYSIASSPNADETELCVRRVPDGTLTPWLCDDLEPGDNLAIRGPNGEFLLESPSERDLVFLATGTGVAPFKSMIDYVFEEGWDEHGGDRRDVWLFLGAAWEDDLPYRDAFAALDDERENFHFVPTLSREGYLTDWEGETDYVQYALTKYLDAGAVAGDLPTDLDAYLGVEPVVGVDARIDPGSVEVYACGVSAMAYGLVDVAEAVGVPERHVHAEGYG, from the coding sequence ATGGCCGTCAGGCCGCACAACGACCAGCACGAGGCCGTCGAGGAGCTTCCCCTCGTCTCGGAGGCCGCCACCGTCACCGACGTCACGGCGATGGACCGGGACCGGCGCGAGGCGGTCCTCGACGCCCTCGAACGCCTGCTCGACGTGCACAACTGCGACGAGTGGCTGGCGTCGGGGGAGTGGACGCGCGACCGGCCGGACTGGGCGCGCCTTCGAGCGGTGCTCGCCCCCGAGGAGGGAAGCGACCTCGAGCGTCGCCTCGACCGCCTCCGGGAGCGCTACGAGCGCCCGTATCCGATGCTCGTCTCGGTCCGCTTCCGGACGGACGACCCCTTCGACTACCGGCCCGGGCAGTACGTCACCCTCAGGTACCGGGACGTGTCGCGGCCGTACTCCATCGCGAGTTCGCCCAACGCGGACGAGACGGAGCTGTGCGTCCGGCGGGTCCCCGACGGGACGCTCACGCCCTGGCTCTGCGACGACCTGGAGCCGGGCGACAACCTCGCGATCCGCGGCCCGAACGGGGAGTTCCTCCTCGAGTCGCCCTCCGAGCGCGACCTCGTCTTTCTCGCCACCGGGACCGGCGTCGCGCCGTTCAAGAGCATGATCGACTACGTCTTCGAGGAGGGCTGGGACGAGCACGGCGGCGACCGGCGCGACGTGTGGCTCTTTCTCGGGGCCGCCTGGGAGGACGACCTTCCCTACCGCGACGCGTTCGCCGCGCTCGACGACGAGCGCGAGAACTTCCACTTCGTCCCGACGCTCTCCCGGGAGGGCTACCTCACCGACTGGGAGGGCGAGACCGACTACGTCCAGTACGCGCTGACGAAGTACCTCGACGCCGGGGCGGTCGCGGGGGACCTCCCGACCGACCTCGACGCGTACCTCGGCGTCGAACCGGTCGTCGGCGTCGACGCGCGCATCGACCCGGGGAGCGTGGAGGTCTACGCCTGCGGCGTCAGCGCGATGGCCTACGGACTGGTCGACGTCGCCGAGGCGGTCGGCGTCCCCGAGCGGCACGTCCACGCGGAGGGGTACGGCTAG
- a CDS encoding GNAT family N-acetyltransferase has translation MTEPTVREATPADRSRLRAVQRASLAEPQPELLDAGVEGAAVCLVAEVSGSEPAGYALVVPGERWYLAELAVAPDRRREGIGTRLLDAVCERAGAAGAAVTLTARVDDERARRFYESAGFDAERRLPDFYDAPDADGPRDGLQFVRPIGDGERRDE, from the coding sequence ATGACCGAACCCACCGTCCGCGAGGCGACGCCGGCCGATCGGTCCCGACTCCGCGCCGTCCAGCGCGCCTCGCTCGCCGAACCGCAACCGGAACTGCTCGACGCGGGCGTCGAGGGGGCCGCCGTCTGCCTCGTGGCGGAGGTGTCCGGATCCGAGCCCGCGGGGTACGCCCTCGTCGTCCCCGGCGAGCGGTGGTACCTCGCCGAGCTGGCGGTCGCGCCGGATCGCCGTCGGGAGGGGATCGGGACGCGCCTCCTCGACGCGGTCTGCGAGCGCGCGGGCGCGGCCGGGGCGGCGGTCACGCTCACCGCCCGCGTCGACGACGAGCGCGCGCGACGGTTCTACGAGTCGGCCGGCTTCGACGCCGAGCGGCGACTCCCCGACTTCTACGACGCCCCCGACGCCGACGGTCCCCGGGACGGGCTCCAGTTCGTCCGGCCGATCGGGGACGGGGAGCGGCGAGACGAGTGA
- a CDS encoding DUF92 domain-containing protein: MVPTVRRAGAFAVVGTLSLVAPALVGRVDARVAMVASTLPFVLVALFALTAVDQGGRLFELFARPGDYEEGRLYGLAGFSLAGAGLALLSLRFGMPVAVYVATVLLLVVGVLAEAGAREATADAFVAVGAFAVGAFGAGVLGQLAAAALDVSTGFDPPTALFLAATGALLAALLRSMLFERDDPLVMLTVGLVLWLFADLSLALDPTQVLAGLAITVVLGYVSYALKTASITGMLAGVFLAFLTVILGSYGWLAVLVSFFGIGGLSTKFRYEEKRERGLAEGDDGARGSGNVLANSAVALAAVLGAAMSPMIGLPEYVFFFAFSGAVAAAMGDTLSSEIGGLYDDPRLITTLERVQPGTDGGVTWQGVIAGLGGACIVAGIAAVFFGLGPLPTLVIVAAGFVGMTVDSVLGATVERNGGVIDNQGVNFLATLVGALVSGGLAVAVGPVAL; the protein is encoded by the coding sequence GTGGTTCCTACCGTCCGGCGCGCGGGGGCGTTCGCGGTCGTCGGGACGCTCTCGCTCGTCGCGCCCGCGCTCGTTGGACGCGTCGACGCCCGGGTCGCGATGGTCGCGTCGACGCTCCCCTTCGTGCTCGTCGCGCTGTTCGCCCTCACGGCCGTCGACCAGGGCGGTCGTCTGTTCGAGCTGTTCGCCCGGCCGGGCGACTACGAGGAGGGCCGCCTCTACGGTCTCGCCGGGTTCTCGCTCGCCGGTGCCGGCCTCGCGCTGCTCTCGCTCCGCTTCGGCATGCCCGTCGCGGTGTACGTCGCGACCGTCCTCCTGCTGGTCGTCGGCGTGCTCGCCGAGGCGGGCGCGCGCGAGGCGACGGCGGACGCCTTCGTCGCCGTCGGCGCGTTCGCCGTCGGCGCGTTCGGGGCGGGCGTCCTCGGGCAACTCGCCGCCGCGGCGCTCGACGTCTCGACGGGGTTCGACCCGCCGACGGCGCTGTTCCTGGCCGCGACGGGCGCGCTCCTCGCGGCGCTGCTGCGGTCGATGCTCTTCGAGCGCGACGATCCGCTGGTGATGCTCACCGTCGGGCTGGTGCTGTGGCTGTTCGCCGACCTCTCGCTCGCGCTCGACCCGACGCAGGTCCTCGCGGGGCTCGCGATCACCGTCGTCCTGGGGTACGTCTCCTACGCGCTCAAGACCGCCTCGATCACGGGGATGCTCGCGGGCGTCTTCCTCGCCTTTCTCACGGTCATCCTCGGTAGCTACGGCTGGCTCGCGGTGCTCGTCTCCTTCTTCGGCATCGGCGGCCTCTCGACGAAGTTCCGCTACGAGGAGAAGCGCGAGCGCGGCCTCGCCGAGGGGGACGACGGCGCGCGCGGGAGCGGGAACGTCCTCGCGAACTCCGCCGTTGCGCTCGCGGCGGTCCTCGGGGCGGCGATGAGCCCGATGATCGGCCTCCCCGAGTACGTCTTCTTCTTCGCCTTCTCCGGGGCCGTCGCCGCCGCGATGGGCGACACGCTCTCCAGCGAGATCGGCGGCCTCTACGACGACCCGCGGCTCATCACCACCCTCGAACGCGTCCAACCGGGCACCGACGGGGGCGTCACCTGGCAGGGCGTGATCGCCGGCCTCGGGGGCGCGTGCATCGTCGCCGGGATCGCCGCCGTCTTCTTCGGTCTCGGTCCCCTCCCGACGCTCGTGATCGTCGCCGCCGGCTTCGTCGGCATGACCGTCGACAGCGTCCTCGGGGCGACCGTCGAGCGCAACGGTGGCGTCATCGACAACCAGGGCGTCAACTTCCTCGCGACGCTCGTCGGCGCGCTCGTCTCGGGCGGCCTCGCGGTCGCCGTCGGGCCCGTCGCCCTCTGA
- a CDS encoding undecaprenyl diphosphate synthase family protein, whose amino-acid sequence MGLYDRYLAARARRSDADSPRTIALVITERDLLEPGAYGTLESFLGWAFDYGAERVMVYVSVLDEAVVTTLRGSLERIDAPRALAVRGPGDDERADAPIQVSIGLGGKAEFANAVRDVSRAVERGDLASGEIAEEHIEAALVFPTAPDLVIKTGAERLSDFMIWQSVYSELYFTDVNWRDFRKRDFLRAVRDYQDRQRRFGR is encoded by the coding sequence GTGGGACTCTACGACCGGTACCTCGCCGCCCGCGCGCGGCGGAGCGACGCCGACTCGCCGCGCACCATCGCGCTCGTCATCACCGAGCGCGACCTGCTCGAGCCGGGGGCCTACGGGACGCTCGAGTCGTTCCTCGGGTGGGCGTTCGACTACGGCGCGGAGCGCGTGATGGTGTACGTCTCGGTGCTCGACGAGGCCGTCGTGACGACGCTCCGGGGGTCGCTCGAGCGCATCGACGCGCCCCGGGCGCTGGCGGTGCGCGGTCCCGGCGACGACGAGCGCGCCGACGCCCCCATCCAGGTGAGCATCGGGCTCGGCGGGAAGGCGGAGTTCGCGAACGCCGTGCGCGACGTCTCGCGGGCGGTCGAGCGCGGCGACCTCGCGAGCGGCGAGATCGCGGAGGAGCACATCGAGGCCGCCCTCGTCTTCCCGACCGCGCCCGACCTGGTCATCAAGACGGGCGCGGAGCGCCTCTCGGACTTCATGATCTGGCAGTCGGTCTACTCCGAACTCTACTTCACCGACGTCAACTGGCGGGACTTCCGGAAGCGGGACTTCCTCCGCGCGGTGCGCGACTACCAGGACCGACAGCGGCGGTTCGGACGCTGA
- a CDS encoding patatin-like phospholipase family protein has translation MSDDDPTKVAIACQGGGSHTAFTAGVLRRLLRERPSDVEIVGLSGTSGGAICALAAWYGLLTDGEGRAVDLLESIWDDLAADGLAERSANALLVWTSRALESGLPIPQFSPYHVPTAALGRDRLRDVLEAHVRFDRLPALVDSASPTLLIGTVDVNNGEFKTVVNEGITADAVLASAAVPTLFEAVRLERTAPHLDPDVYDGDLHWDGLFSQNPPIREFLDVPDVAEEKPDEIWIVRINPKERRGEPTSLEEIADRRNELAGNLSLEQEVGFIEQVNEWLRADPPKLRGEYKPIEIRWIELDERLSTASKLDRSPAFLRDLMAEGDARAERFLDRR, from the coding sequence ATGAGCGACGACGACCCGACGAAGGTCGCGATCGCGTGTCAGGGCGGCGGGAGCCACACCGCGTTCACGGCGGGCGTGCTCCGGCGACTCCTCCGCGAGCGGCCCTCGGACGTGGAGATCGTCGGGCTGAGCGGGACGTCCGGCGGCGCGATCTGCGCGCTCGCGGCGTGGTACGGCCTGCTGACGGACGGAGAGGGGCGGGCCGTCGACCTGCTCGAGTCGATCTGGGACGACCTCGCCGCCGACGGCCTCGCGGAGCGGTCGGCGAACGCGCTGCTCGTCTGGACCTCGCGCGCGCTCGAGAGCGGGCTCCCGATCCCGCAGTTCAGCCCCTACCACGTCCCGACCGCGGCGCTCGGACGGGATCGGCTCCGCGACGTGCTCGAGGCGCACGTCCGCTTCGATCGGCTCCCGGCGCTCGTCGACTCGGCGTCCCCGACGCTCCTGATCGGGACGGTCGACGTCAACAACGGCGAGTTCAAGACGGTCGTCAACGAGGGGATCACGGCCGACGCGGTGCTCGCCTCCGCCGCGGTGCCGACCCTGTTCGAGGCGGTGCGACTCGAGCGGACGGCCCCGCACCTCGATCCGGACGTGTACGACGGCGACCTCCACTGGGACGGCCTCTTCTCGCAGAACCCGCCGATCAGGGAGTTCCTCGACGTCCCCGACGTCGCCGAGGAGAAGCCCGACGAGATCTGGATCGTCCGGATCAACCCCAAGGAGCGGCGGGGCGAGCCGACCTCGCTCGAGGAGATCGCCGACCGCAGGAACGAACTCGCCGGGAACCTCTCGCTCGAACAGGAGGTGGGCTTCATCGAGCAGGTCAACGAGTGGCTCCGGGCCGACCCGCCGAAGCTCCGCGGCGAGTACAAGCCGATCGAGATCCGGTGGATCGAACTCGACGAACGCCTCTCGACGGCGTCGAAACTCGACCGGAGTCCGGCGTTCCTCCGCGACCTGATGGCGGAGGGGGACGCGCGGGCGGAGCGGTTCCTGGATCGGCGGTAG
- the uppS gene encoding polyprenyl diphosphate synthase codes for MVRRLRRAVRGLYERLLERELSGVPTHVAVIQDGNRRYADRRGQGSAAGHRAGAKTAEAMLDWCADLGIEELTLYTFSTENFDRPPAERAELFDLIEEKLYQFADEPRVHEERVRVRAIGQLHRLPERVRTAVDYAEAQTEGYDSQYLNVALGYGGRAELLGAARDIAAAVERGDLSSDAVDVSTIEERLSERPARAVDLIIRTGGDERTSNFLPWHANGNEAAVFFCAPYWPEFSRVDFLRAVRTYQSRRESWQRTRAERAVALLKAVGADERQRLLGRLRSENADIDLSDERVEEVEIELTAD; via the coding sequence ATGGTTCGGCGGCTGCGGCGAGCGGTGCGAGGTCTCTACGAGCGACTTCTCGAACGCGAACTCTCCGGCGTGCCGACACACGTCGCCGTCATCCAGGACGGCAACCGCCGGTACGCCGACCGGCGCGGACAGGGAAGCGCCGCGGGTCACCGCGCCGGGGCCAAGACGGCCGAGGCGATGCTCGACTGGTGTGCCGACCTCGGCATCGAGGAACTGACCCTCTACACCTTCTCGACGGAGAACTTCGACCGCCCGCCCGCCGAACGCGCCGAGCTGTTCGACCTCATCGAGGAGAAGCTCTACCAGTTCGCCGACGAGCCGAGGGTCCACGAGGAGCGGGTGCGCGTCCGCGCGATCGGACAGCTCCACCGCCTGCCGGAGCGCGTCCGCACCGCCGTCGACTACGCCGAGGCGCAGACCGAGGGCTACGACAGCCAGTACCTCAACGTCGCGCTCGGCTACGGTGGCCGCGCCGAACTGCTCGGCGCGGCCCGCGACATCGCCGCTGCCGTCGAGCGCGGTGACCTGTCGAGCGACGCGGTCGACGTCTCGACGATCGAGGAGCGACTCTCCGAACGGCCCGCCCGCGCCGTCGACCTCATCATCCGCACCGGCGGCGACGAGCGCACCAGCAACTTCCTCCCCTGGCACGCGAACGGCAACGAGGCCGCCGTCTTCTTCTGTGCGCCCTACTGGCCGGAGTTCTCGCGCGTCGACTTCCTCCGGGCGGTCCGCACCTACCAGTCGCGCCGCGAGTCCTGGCAGCGCACGCGCGCGGAGCGCGCCGTCGCCCTGCTCAAGGCCGTCGGCGCGGACGAACGCCAGCGACTGCTCGGCCGCCTGCGCAGCGAGAACGCCGACATCGACCTCTCCGACGAGCGCGTCGAGGAGGTCGAGATCGAACTGACCGCGGACTGA
- a CDS encoding cold-shock protein: protein MATGTVDFFNDTGGYGFITTDESDEDVFFHMEDVGGPDLEEGQEVEFEIVQADKGPRAKNLKRL from the coding sequence ATGGCGACCGGTACGGTTGACTTCTTCAACGATACGGGCGGTTACGGCTTCATCACGACAGACGAGTCCGACGAGGACGTGTTCTTCCACATGGAGGACGTCGGCGGACCGGACCTCGAGGAGGGCCAGGAGGTGGAGTTCGAGATCGTGCAGGCCGACAAGGGCCCGCGAGCGAAGAACCTGAAGCGACTGTAG
- a CDS encoding DUF5778 family protein: protein MDAIDDDLYARTKALLEPGDIELNGLILHTDLTGDDESRLHETTLEVGDVIADHAGKGDWYVYSGNDDSRFGLNQHQGLTIAEDEFVWECQQLLRDGTFDVVFYYEADADQSAIVAAVENLGYRVSSVEGD, encoded by the coding sequence ATGGACGCGATCGACGACGACCTGTACGCGCGCACCAAGGCGCTCCTGGAACCGGGCGACATCGAACTCAACGGTCTCATCCTCCACACCGACCTCACGGGCGACGACGAGTCGCGACTGCACGAGACGACCCTCGAGGTGGGGGACGTCATCGCCGACCACGCGGGGAAGGGCGACTGGTACGTCTACTCCGGCAACGACGACTCGCGCTTCGGGTTGAACCAGCACCAGGGGCTCACCATCGCGGAGGACGAGTTCGTCTGGGAGTGCCAGCAGCTCCTCCGTGACGGGACCTTCGACGTGGTGTTCTACTACGAGGCGGACGCGGACCAGTCCGCCATCGTCGCGGCCGTCGAGAACCTCGGGTATCGCGTCAGCAGCGTCGAGGGCGACTAG
- a CDS encoding SHOCT domain-containing protein, with the protein MTTTFDSERIATLALLVLGALILLPALFAGVGMMGGGTPMMGWGYGRASGWMFTVGWIVQLLVPLALVGFAYLLYRAATGGPDRGAGGRDRVVEELRSAYARGDLTDDEFDRRRERLSREE; encoded by the coding sequence TTGACAACCACGTTCGACAGCGAGAGAATCGCCACGCTCGCGCTCCTCGTGCTCGGGGCGCTCATCCTCCTGCCCGCGCTGTTCGCGGGCGTCGGGATGATGGGCGGCGGAACGCCGATGATGGGGTGGGGGTACGGCCGCGCGTCCGGCTGGATGTTCACCGTGGGGTGGATCGTCCAGCTCCTCGTTCCCCTGGCGCTCGTCGGGTTCGCGTACCTGCTGTACCGCGCGGCGACGGGCGGGCCCGACCGCGGCGCGGGCGGACGCGACCGCGTCGTTGAGGAACTGCGGTCCGCCTACGCCCGCGGCGACCTCACGGACGACGAGTTCGACCGACGACGGGAGCGGCTCTCCCGGGAGGAGTGA